The Nitrospira sp. genome has a window encoding:
- a CDS encoding sigma-70 family RNA polymerase sigma factor, producing the protein MRTSTTDRSSPPSSLHARAAKVFDTLYRDHVDLVYRFAHRLCGEREAAKDLVQETFLNAYRGFEKFRGDAQVSTWLYTIASRACLRMRRRRKGAPERELSLEEFVPTSEGEFRLQIPIDGLSPEEALQNKQLRDALDTAIDQLPKKYKMVLVLRDMEGLSAKEVGTIMGLNERAVKSRLHRARLFVRRHLSAKGLGQEMTDHEHALSG; encoded by the coding sequence ATGCGCACATCCACTACTGATCGGTCTTCACCGCCGTCCTCACTTCATGCACGAGCGGCCAAGGTGTTCGATACGCTCTATCGTGATCATGTGGACCTGGTCTATCGGTTTGCGCATCGATTATGCGGCGAGCGGGAGGCGGCGAAAGATTTGGTGCAGGAGACGTTTCTGAATGCCTACCGTGGATTCGAGAAATTCCGTGGTGATGCCCAAGTCTCAACATGGCTCTATACCATCGCTTCCCGGGCCTGTTTACGTATGCGGCGGAGACGAAAGGGCGCTCCTGAGCGAGAATTATCGCTCGAAGAGTTCGTCCCCACATCGGAGGGCGAGTTTCGTCTGCAGATTCCGATCGACGGCCTCAGTCCTGAAGAAGCGCTCCAGAACAAGCAGTTGCGTGACGCGCTCGATACAGCGATCGATCAGCTGCCGAAAAAGTATAAGATGGTCTTAGTGCTTCGAGACATGGAAGGCCTGAGCGCCAAGGAAGTCGGAACCATTATGGGGTTGAATGAGCGAGCGGTAAAATCGCGCTTGCACCGAGCCCGGCTGTTTGTCCGTCGCCATCTCAGCGCCAAAGGGCTCGGCCAGGAGATGACTGACCACGAACACGCGTTATCGGGATAG